Sequence from the Phalacrocorax carbo chromosome 8, bPhaCar2.1, whole genome shotgun sequence genome:
AAAACTGGTTGTCTTTATCACAAAACAATATCAGAATATAAAATTTATCTTGTTTATTTAGGACAATGGCTAGCAGGAGTCATGAAAGAGCTGCATTTGATGCGGTGGGCTAATAGCTGGCTGTGGGGGAGGTAGAGGTGGTGTGATCCCGGTTTTGTGTGCTTTATGGCATTGCCGTTTTGGCCCGGGGGTGCTGGACCATTGAACTCCCGTGATTCAGGATACTGTCAGCCTAGTCCAAATCCCAGTGAAGTCAGTCGAGAAGACTCTCATGAATGTAATGGGCTCTGCATCCAGCCTCAGGAGCACTGTACCTCTCTTTACTTTCAGAAATGAAGGACTGGTTTTTGTAAGGCTGTACCACCTCTTCTGGGTTTTACTGTTGAGTTTTCTTAGCACATATTCAGTTGATTGACCGTACAAATAATATGTTATTTTATAGTGACCATAAACACAGATATTCTAAAACTGGTTTTTTCAGGACCTGTTGAAAACAGCGGGAGaatttccattgacttcagtaagcACTGGATGCTCCTGTTCACTCTACAGcattacattacatttttcCCTATTATTGCATGTTTTCCTGTGCTCAAAAAAGAGATACATGGGACCAGCAGAGGCCTAGTGATGTTTGATATCCCCCTGCACACACCTCTTTAATAACTGCAGTTAGGTGGTGGACTGTGTTCCTCCAGTGTCCCGCACAAAGAAGATTTCAGAAAGTTTGGGGCCggggttgttttttaatttaggcCACTAATCTCCATAGGTTTAAACCAGTCCCATGCTCAGTAACCAGTgagccagcagcagagaaaaacagtaatGGTTCAGCAGAGTGCTGATTTtggagaggggggaaaataCCTTCTATCAGGGGATGAGGCTTCTTCTTTAATCTTCCTgttgtttttcatcttctgtctCCTTCCTCTGAGTATGTTTGTTGCCCTCATTTCTTCCCACTTGCTCTTAACACTCTTCTGTCTCTTTCTATggtccttttttcctcccttagtGGTGCGCATATTGTCCCAGCCTTAACAGACATCAAAGAGATGTAAAGGATCGGATGTCCCTTTTGTAAAGTGATAACCTTGCCGGTGTCACTGTGAATATTCATACATCTGCAGGCTGTAGGCAGCCCTGGGGTGAAGGAGCACCTCTCCACTACCAGCAGTGGGACTGTGGTGCCGAATTTGAACACAGCTAACTGCTTTGTTTCAGTAATATCCTCCAGCAGCAGATTTTACAGGTTAATTCCAAGCCACTATGAAGAGTCGCACCTTTTGTGCCGCACATTTGCTGGCCTTTGATTCCCCCTCTTTCCTGAGTCCtggagctgcagtgctgctgttatttttcacGTAGTTTTGGTGCCCATTTCTTGATTACTTCTTGTCATGCCCTtctttccagcctaaatgattcCAGTCATTTTACTCttgtgatttttcatttcatttcattgcaGTGGTGGAGAACTGGCCTTTGTGTCCAGGTGTTGATGTACGGCATACTCCACAAAAGTCATGTAGCGTACCTGCGGTGCAGCATTTCCATCTGTAAACAGGCATAAGAGCCGGGAAAGTAAATGGCAGGTCTTCGGAGAGAGGAGCTGGTGCTGTGCTCTTGTTGCTCCTGTTTCCTTCAGGAGGCAGAAGGAGGTGGTGGGGCCAGTGTAAGCAAACTGTCCCTGGgtgcttccccctccctttcttctctgtcttgATCTGGTGGGCACCCCTTGGGTCTAGGGGGCTGCTGACACCCTTTGCCTCAACGTAGTGTCATACATTTAAGCTGAGGTGGGAAGATCTGTTGGAATTCTGATGAAAAGTTATTGATGAGGATGTGCAGAAGACATCTCAATTGATGAACCAGGAATTGGATCAGATTTGGAATTTGAATTGCCCAAAGTCCAGGTGAGGTGGATGAACAAATGGCTGGGAAGAACTGTTTCTTTTAAGTTGTTGGAGTGCACAGCTGAGCTCCTAGCCAGGGGGATAGTCACTACCTCTGTATAATTTACCAGGCTCCAAAGTACACTTTAAATACATGAATAATCATGAAACACAGGGAGCAGCTGAGCTCCTGCAGCTGAATTTCAGACTCAGCAAAGACAGGTGAGAAGTGAAGCTGAACTGACATCTCCATCTTGTAACATATGTGCAAGAGGTGACAGTGAAGCCCAAGATCTTCTGTTGTAAGATCAGAAGTGAATATCTGAGGCCAAGAGTGAAGATTAGGGCTCAGGACATCTCCTCTTACATCAGCAGGCTTTGCTTATTGCAGCCagttattttgatttcttaatCCAGAAGTAAATCCTTGTGGCATTGAGCTTGTGGAATACTAAATGAAAGAATAATTCAGTGTAATGGGAACTTCATGGTCAGCTCAAATAGATTCAACACTAACACAGTGTGGTTTTCTGTGTAGGTGTCAGACGAAGACAAAGTATGTGGATACCTGTTGCCTTTTCACTCTTGCTGACAATACATAAGCCTAAGTAGGTCAAACAGGAACAATACTAGTTTTTAAAAGAGAACTATAAGCATTTCtagtttctctctctccctttctttttttttttttccccaggactTTAATCTTTTATATGAAGAAGCAAAGTATTACCAGCTGCAGCCAATGATTAAGGAACTTGAGCGATGGAAACaagagaaagaacaaaggaaacatttccagCCTTGTGACTGCTTGGTTGTAAGAGTGACTCCAGATCTGGGGGAGAGAATTGCACTGAGCGGGGAGAAAGCTTTAATAGAAGAGATCTTCCCGGAGACCGGGGACGTCATGTGCAACTCCGTAAACGCAGGCTGGAACCAGGACCCTACCCATGTAATTAGGTTTCCTTTGAACGGATACTGCCGGTTGAATTCAGTGCAGGTAATGGCCTTTCAGTGTTGGCTCATCTATTTGCTGAggtggttttttattatttattgttcaATTATATGCAAATTATTTGCTTCTGCCCAATTACCTTCAGTGCTTATACTGCAAGGAGACATTTTCTGCCTGGTGAGATCACAGTCGTTCAGGTTTTCCTAAGTCTAAGCAGAAAAATAGACTTAGATTTTGTGTATGTTAGTGCCATGCTGGTCTCATAATGGTGTTATACTGATAAATGCTAATTTTTTCATCAATGTATAGCCCGcagcgggtttttttttttcctccaaagtgcccccaggaagaaagagagagttccaaaaactacaaaaaaaatctccacaCCATTTTATAGAAAATGCAACAATGTGTAAATGCATAATTTATGTCTCACTCATAATTAAATGATGGTGCCTGCGGGATGGACTTAAAAAAATTGAtctctgcacttttttttttttcaaaaggatgTTCTATAAAAATTGCCCAgagtattttaaacaaaatgtatttcattttatactCAGAGTTTTGACATTaggtttaaaattaaacatatgaaacaaaagaagataACTGGACAGATAGGTGGATggcagcagaaataaatatgtgGCTTGCGTTTAGGCAGCAGCCTTATGGGCAAGAAATGCCATTTCACAAGCGATCACCACCACTGCGGCCAAAGCTTTGGTGGTGTAGCCGTCCTGGGGCTGTGGAGAAGGAACGGTGTTGATGATGCTGTTAACTTCTGCCTTAATTAACAAGGGCAAAACAGAGTTCTTGGTTTTTGCATGTATGCCTTTAAAATGTGCTACAAATACTTGTATTATGGAAAGTGAAATCAGCCTCTAGGGGAGTATTTCCAAAGTTACTGTCCCCTGCAGAGGTGctggctgggctgtggggaATGCCTTAGTGGTCTTGATAAACTTCCCTGTGGGCAAATACCCACAGAAGAGCTGGCCTGTGGGACAGGCTGGCCAGACAGGTTGGGGAGGGAGGCATAACAGCAAGGGAGGGCAAGAACCTAGAGCCCTTGCTTACCTGTGTTGTAACTACACAGTGGGCTGAGGCACCCTCCATCTCCCAGGCTGTCAGCTGACAACATTTTCGGGACACCTGAAGTTACCAGGATATGTAAAGGTGGATGGAGTAATTTTAACGACCTGCATTTGACACTGACATCTCCCTCCTTGGGGCGGCATTCCCTGGTGCACTGTGCACTAATAGATGCTTTTGTCTGAAACCATTCTAAACCCAGCTATTTTTGGTGATTTTTGGTTCAAGACTCCCAAGTGTTTTATTTGGTTGAACTTCAACAGTCTGATGCCTGTGGTTAAGTTTGCACAGTCCTTAGCAATTTCATGTTTGGCAAGGTTTAGAGTGGGCTGCCCCAAAAATAGAAGGTTGGAGGTGGGTGGGAGGCAGATCCATTTGCTGGCAGTTGGAACAGTGATGAATTCATCActgctgggaggagaagggagcagctgcagcttaGCCAAGGTAAGTGCATAGGGAAGCGTGCTTAGGTCTCAGCCACACTGTTCATGTGACAGTTAGATGCAGGCAAGCAATtagaataactgaaaaaataaagggtCACTGTGAGCCACTGACGAGCTCAGCACTGCAAGCAGCCGAAGTGCTGGATGCCCACATGGCTTAGCACTTGGCGCTATTTTATCCGAAGTGGCATACTCGTAGGAAATGTGCTTGTAGTAAAAGCTGAATGCTAATTACTGTTGTTATTTGAATGTGTTTGAATTCAGTCAAAATTCAGAGAGAATCAAAGAGTCTCTTTGCAAGTTCATGttgtgaaaaaaatttctgttaaaGAGACTGCAGTCTAAATAATATTATTAAAGTACATAATTTTACTAAATTACATCATTTTACTATATAATTAATAGAAAGTGTTTTCAAACACTTTCTGAAAAATGATGCACTTCTGAGACCAAAGGCTGATGAAATCAGCAGCTAATTATCACTGGCTGTGACGGACTCTGGGCAGCGCATAGGCACtgcccttccccttcccaggatttttttgcaaaacaatATTACATCAGAAGTTGGAAGTACAGTGAAGTAAATGCACAGACTTAAGGGAGATCGGTTATAAGAGAAAGTGGTTGAAAAAGCAGAATCGTTTCCAGAGAATCTCAAAGAGTGATGCGGTGAGTCTGCCTGCTATTTGCTGAGATACATCACTTTTGTCTCCCTGTGCCCCGCTGAATGTATTTGGTAGCACAACTGCAATACTTATAAGTTACTTGggtctttggaaaatattttcattaaatgttttgtGTCAAGAACTGTGCATATAAAGCAAAGAATGTCAACACCAAGTAGGTAGTGGCAGCCAAAAAAATACAGTACCTCTAAATTTAACAGCCATTTGCAATTACATATAGGTGTAGTTTCCTTAAGACTTACACGTTTTTTTCACAACAGGTTCTGGTGAGATACATGAGCTTACCTTAGAGAATCCTGTGATGCTTGTATACGTTGAACATTTGAGTGTTCATAATTAAGAATGTATTCGTTAGTATTCtgcaaaatttaaatgaaatgcaatAAGTGAACGTATCatgtttctctttggaaaaTCTTCCAACAAAATCAGATGTGCTGAGAACACTGGAAGACAGGGTATATTAAATCCTAGCACAAATCCTCTATTTAatattgtgtgtgtgtctccctATACGTAGGAGAGTCACAGCTGAGATTCATTTACTTCTTGGCATTTTTTCTTTGGAGATTTACAGGAAAGTAGCTCTGATTTGATTCAGAGACGCTTACTGGTTTCCCTCTGTATCTTACCTTCAGAAAACGTACTGCGCACAGAGCCAAATTCACTAAATGGCATTTAAATCTGTTCGTGTTCAATATGCCGTTCAGTCTTGTGCGCACACAAACCAGAGCTCAGCGCACATGGAGGCAGCCTTTAGGAGCCTTTCTCCATAGACCTGAGCTCAGCTTCATCCAAGTTACGCTTAAAACTCTACAATATTTAAACATTCTCTCCATTGTTTACCggatttttcctgttttgtttcttgctgAGAAAACTGATGATACCAAGGTTTTTAACACTATATTATAGCCTGCAGCCTAGTCCTTTGAGCACGTAGGTCACAAAAATGAATCGCTTTTTTCTGCCTGCTGTGCTCTAAGGTGTTAATGTCTACCTGGACTGTGTGTTTGCTGAGAACTGGCTTGGTGAAGAAAAGCCCTATGTCAACATGCAGGCTTTCATGGCTTTGGACCGAGGCAAGCCAAGGGCACCCCCCATGCTTGTTTTGCCTTGCAAGCAAATTGATTTTAAGATGTTTTTAGCAAGGATTTTGAAGACACATCTCTATCTGAAATCCTACCTGTCAATCCTCTGTTTTGCTATCCAGTTAAATGGAAGAAGCCTTCTTTCCTGTAGCTGGGTTGCCAGGTCTAGGAACGGGTGCACAAAACAGTCAAAATACACTCAACCCTGTGAAACAGCGGTCTGATGATGTCttattcctccttccctctcaaACTTCTGCCTTCCTCTTTGAGCAGGAGCAAGTGTTAGTGTCTGCATCCCATTTCTGTCCTACAGGCTGTGTACAGCCCGGACAAATAGGAGAGTTGTAAGCTTTCTCTCGCTGTTGCTCAAGTATATTTTGATaacccaccctccccccccgttttaatttctccaggttcatttttcttccatacaCTGAGGcgctttttaaatctttcagttCTACAACTTTCTTACAGTATGAAGTATATAAAAATCAGGGCAAAAGTCAGTGAGATTTGGCAGATGCAACCTTCTGAGAACATAAGTCCCTGTGTCCCAAGGCCAGGCAGAGCTCCTCCGGCAAGCTGATTTCCAGCAGATTCTGCATGGCTTAGGCAAAGCTGTGCTAGAGCAGCTCCTTTCCTTCGCCTGTCCTTAGCAGCCAGAGTAGCAAGTGCAAGGTTTTAGTTACCACTAGAAACCTGAACCATGGAAACGCAAACCGTGGATTAAAATGCAGGTGGCTAACACCAGTGACCTCAAAGGAGGGTTCCTGTGGATTAAAACCAGCAAATGCTGCCATGGTTTGCATTGCACTATGGTACCACCTCGGATACAGTTGTGCTTTTGAAATCAATTACCTTTAATAAAGGCTCCAAACTGATGTTTCTGGAGAAAGCAACACCAACATTCAGTCAGAAGCAGCAGTGCAGTGAGAAATGTCCCTTGGCCTCACGTGGGTTTGTGTGCAGATCTTTAACGTAGTCAGCTTGGGCCTTGAAACATAAGAGTTTTCAGTACTACTGCATTAGGTGTAACTGCTGAAGTGCTTCACAGGGCTAGTAACaccaaaaaagaaagctaattCTTTCTGTAATGTAAACCTGTGAAAGCATACGAGTTGACTCGATCTGAAGTTGGGTATATCGCTCAGCAATTTCTCTAGGTTGAGTGAACGAGTTTTTAACTAGCTTAGTCCCTGTCGTCGTGGGTGGCAGACAGGTGTCACATGAGGATGCAGGTGTCACAAAGTTCATCAGGTTTAGTAAACCATCAGGTTCACTTCCCAGCGCAGTGGGCTCACATGCTGTAGCAATGGAAGCGGTACGTTGGACAAGACTGTTACAGAACAGTTCAGGCTGCTCCCCCTTGATGGCATTTACCAGTAGAGAAGAATACAGGAACCATTCTTCCAGGCTACTGCCTTGGACACAGGAGAGCCGCcagtgggaggagggagcatCTCCTCCAGTGGATCTTACACTGCAGATCTGCCAAAGGTGGATCTGGCATCAGCTCTCACCTAACATTGAGAAAAGTCTGCGTGTGCCATGCTTTGTTGGGAAACTGTATATCACACACTCATCCATGTGAAAACATGGCCCCTGTCATATTGCCAAGATCAGTATATCCTAGGGCAATGTGCTGTGTGACAgtctcagaaattaaaattgccTCTGGGTTCCTTAAATTCAGGCATCTAAATTGCACCaacttttcttcagaagaagaaagagaaaatacatacTTGGGCAATACAAATTAACCTCTTTCTTGGGCCAAAATGTTTCCTTATTGTCCACGTCTTGGCTCCGCATCCCGTCCCTGCCATGCTTAGCTAAAAGCAGTGCTCCCTTCCAGCGAGGGAAAATCACAGCTGTGATTTCTGAGAAGATTTGGTGGAAGTGTCACTCAGACCCGTAATGCATTTTCCGCTGCCAAGGAAGAGCTGAGAAATGTTTTCAGACCCTTTCTGTAAGACTGTTCATATTACTAATGAATAATGGGCACTTTTTATTATGATTTAAAGCTGATGTTGCTTTCTATAAGCAGAAAGATAGCATCAATATCACCACAGTCCAGTATTTTACTATATAATGTActaagctgctctgcagagtgCTTATTTGtttgattaatttttgttttctacagtGGTTTGCTGAGAGCGAGACTTTAATCACACTCTAGTCATTTAAGAATAAGCTATAGAATTATAGCTGAATAATATTCATTCAACGAGGACTCGAAAAACTAAATCCATCATTTAAATCCAGTGCTCCTGAATGTTTTTATCACTAAAATTTGCTAAatattaatctgatttttttccccacattacAGGTGCTCGAAAGATTATTTCAGAAGGGGTTTAACGTGGCAGCTTCATGCGGTGGTGGGGTGGATTCCTCTCAGTTCAGTGAATATGTGCTGTGTCGTGAAGACAGACGACCACAACCTACCCCAACAATCAGAATAAAACAGGAGCCCCTGGACTAGACCCTACCCGTACTCCTTTGTAACCGTAGAAGTGTTTAATAGTCCCTTATGTGAAACACTAAGGATTTGCAAAACAGTATTAGCAAACAGTTTTTGACTTTATGTTGCCAATTAGTGGTATTCTGAAACTACCTGTCACATAGCCAGCcatgaaatgcatttgaaaaaccAGTTGTCCGTTTTTCATGATGAAATTCCTGAGCATGCTCAGCATACCAGCCCTGCTGGGAATGTACTTTGGGCTGAACAGCTGCGGTGGTGAAAAAGGCAAAGCTTCGTAAACCCCTGACCCTAGATTGGACTTCTGCAGAAAGACCAATTAAAGCTATTTGAATAGATCAGCAGGAGAAACGATTCTGACAGCCTTTCCAACGATACCCCGATGCTGTGACGCGTGGAAGTGGGCGCCTCGGAGAGGAAGATGGTACACTAAAAACTGCACTGAGTATCTTCCCTGACTGCCGCACCTCCTTCATATCAGACGTGCTTTACAACTCCGTACATTACAATTCCGTGATTGTACTCACTCATGCTAGCAAATGGCTTATTTTTATACAAcatttccaactgaaatatctCTCTGTGGACAGAATCCAGAATCAGAAAAGGACAGATTTATAGTCAACTGGTGCTCAgtactaaaaaaccccacacaaacgAAACAAAAAAGCGACAAAAAAATTGTCAAAGCTGATTATGGCAATATTTGCAAAAGTAGGGATCTGgaagcacaaaataaaatgcatccaCCATCACACAAGGGTCACATACCCAACGTGGAGCTGTAGTTCTCTTAAAGCCAGTTTTGTTTTGACTCAGAAACTGTTAAGTTTTGCATCATCAAAGAAGCATGGTTCTGCCAAGCAAGCTCTGCCACCCCTTGTTACTCATTCACTAACCATGTTATAAGCCCACATTTAGGAAGAAACATTAAGAATTTTGGACAAACCTACTCTTTATGGGTCTGGAATTTTTGCAAAAAGATGTGAAAACCGTCTACTGCCATTGTCCAATGAAAGCAGGCCATCTGTTGTTTAGATTGTTTTTCCTCtattattttaaactattattAAAATACCGATTACTGTAGCTGCCCTCTATCTGTGTAATTTTCTCTTTAACAAAGCCCGCTGTGTGCAGGAGGTTACTGCTCCTTCCATGAATCAGTATCCACTCTGACTTGCAGGGCTTCCGAACTCAGGAGACAGCACCATGTTTGCAGGTGCGAGGTTATAAATAGCATTCTGCTAAATCCtgtttattgctgtttagcATGATTCACTCATTAATCACAATTTAGTTTCTCCCACATTAATTTATAGAATGCTGTTGTAGATgctgaattttaattaaactcTTTTTAGATGCATTAATACGGCCATATAGAACAAGGGACAGAGTATTAAATGGTCAACAATTCTTTAATG
This genomic interval carries:
- the KCTD15 gene encoding BTB/POZ domain-containing protein KCTD15 isoform X3 produces the protein MEGRSMSRLSLTRSPVSPLAAQGIPLPAQLTKSNAPVHIDVGGHMYTSSLATLTKYPDSRISRLFNGTEPIVLDSLKQHYFIDRDGEIFRYILSFLRTSKLLLPDDFKDFNLLYEEAKYYQLQPMIKELERWKQEKEQRKHFQPCDCLVVRVTPDLGERIALSGEKALIEEIFPETGDVMCNSVNAGWNQDPTHVIRFPLNGYCRLNSVQVLERLFQKGFNVAASCGGGVDSSQFSEYVLCREDRRPQPTPTIRIKQEPLD
- the KCTD15 gene encoding BTB/POZ domain-containing protein KCTD15 isoform X2; the protein is MSRLSLTRSPVSPLAAQGIPLPAQLTKSNAPVHIDVGGHMYTSSLATLTKYPDSSYFLVMGQVTDLKQTYLRGRQCQDTGISRLFNGTEPIVLDSLKQHYFIDRDGEIFRYILSFLRTSKLLLPDDFKDFNLLYEEAKYYQLQPMIKELERWKQEKEQRKHFQPCDCLVVRVTPDLGERIALSGEKALIEEIFPETGDVMCNSVNAGWNQDPTHVIRFPLNGYCRLNSVQVLERLFQKGFNVAASCGGGVDSSQFSEYVLCREDRRPQPTPTIRIKQEPLD
- the KCTD15 gene encoding BTB/POZ domain-containing protein KCTD15 isoform X4; protein product: MECRCYQCCRISRLFNGTEPIVLDSLKQHYFIDRDGEIFRYILSFLRTSKLLLPDDFKDFNLLYEEAKYYQLQPMIKELERWKQEKEQRKHFQPCDCLVVRVTPDLGERIALSGEKALIEEIFPETGDVMCNSVNAGWNQDPTHVIRFPLNGYCRLNSVQVLERLFQKGFNVAASCGGGVDSSQFSEYVLCREDRRPQPTPTIRIKQEPLD
- the KCTD15 gene encoding BTB/POZ domain-containing protein KCTD15 isoform X1 → MEGRSMSRLSLTRSPVSPLAAQGIPLPAQLTKSNAPVHIDVGGHMYTSSLATLTKYPDSSYFLVMGQVTDLKQTYLRGRQCQDTGISRLFNGTEPIVLDSLKQHYFIDRDGEIFRYILSFLRTSKLLLPDDFKDFNLLYEEAKYYQLQPMIKELERWKQEKEQRKHFQPCDCLVVRVTPDLGERIALSGEKALIEEIFPETGDVMCNSVNAGWNQDPTHVIRFPLNGYCRLNSVQVLERLFQKGFNVAASCGGGVDSSQFSEYVLCREDRRPQPTPTIRIKQEPLD